The following coding sequences lie in one Prionailurus viverrinus isolate Anna chromosome X, UM_Priviv_1.0, whole genome shotgun sequence genomic window:
- the LOC125157066 gene encoding olfactory receptor 13H1-like produces MALTKCLLPAVPLVTQGVSSPLLQEEIRLFWQMVVNVSGNLSFLDICYSTSWEPYVLAQCFRDFPIIFYTSCYAQMTTSLFPGMTECLFHAVMVYDRFVAISNPLHYTTIMNNEVCVQLALGTWASAFLVAVLPFIAIPACYYGQNAISHFTCEIQAPLKLICSDTPVSLILGLVISAFILTLPFTIILISYFHIVVIVLRIHSVEASLKSFFICGPYLTVVNIFNGRAIYMYLKPQRNLRKRTNSSQYFF; encoded by the exons ATGGCTCTTACCAAGTGCCTGTTGCCGGCAGTGCCTTTGGTCACCCAGGGAGTCTCATCACCTCTGCTGCAAGAGGAGATTAGACTGTTTTGGCAAATGGTTGTCAATGTGTCCGG taattTATCCTTCCTTGATATCTGTTACTCCACCAGCTGGGAACCATATGTCTTGGCCCAATGCTTCAGGGACTTCCCCATTATTTTCTATACCAGCTGTTATGCCCAGATGACCACATCCCTCTTTCCAGGGATGACAGAATGTCTCTTCCATGCTGTCATGGTTTATGACAGGTTTGTTGCAATCTCCAATCCCCTGCATTACACCACCATTATGAATAATGAAGTTTGCGTACAGTTGGCCTTGGGAACCTGGGCAAGTGCATTCTTAGTAGCAGTCTTACCATTCATTGCAATTCCTGCTTGTTATTATGGACAGAATGCCATCAGCCATTTTACCTGTGAGATCCAGGCCCCGCTGAAGCTCATCTGCTCAGACACTCCTGTCAGTCTGATTCTGGGTCTGGTTATCAGTGCGTTCATATTGACCTTGCCTTTCACTATCATCCTTATTTCCTACTTCCACATTGTGGTTATCGTGCTGAGGATCCATTCTGTAGAGGCCAGCCTCAAATCTTTCTTCATCTGTGGACCTTATCTAACTGTGGTCAACATATTTAATGGTAGAGCCATCTACATGTACCTGAAACCTCAAAGAAATCTCAGGAAGAGGACAAATTcgtcacaatattttttttaa